ATGCGCCGGATCGGTTGGTACAACTGGCCATCGTCCATGCCGAGTTTGAAGCGATCCACCCGTTTCTCGATGGCAACGGGCGCATTGGACGGCTGATCATCCCGCTCTTCCTCTATACCCACGGATTATTGTCGCGGCCCAATTTCTATCTCTCGGAATATCTCGAAGCCAATCGCGAAGAATATTACGATCGGATGCTGGCCGTCTCTCGGGACGACGATTGGAGCGGCTGGGTGGTCTTCTTCCTGCGTGGCATCATCGCTCAGGCCGACGCCAACACCCAGAAAGCGCAGACGATACTGGCGCTTCATCAGGACAAGCGAGATAGGGTGGTAGAGATCACCCATTCGCAATATGCCGTGCGTGCGCTCGACTGGATCTTCCAGCGCCCGATCTTTCAGACGCCGGATTTTATAACCTCAGCCCAAATCCCACCGGCGACGGCACGAAAGATCATCCGTGACTTACGCGACAATGGCCTCCTGCGCGAACTGGTACCGGCATCGGGGCGTGCACCGGCGACTCTCGTTTTCTCTGAACTGCTAAACATTGCCGAAGGAAGAAAGGCATTTTGATCAAAAACCGACCCAGAATGCGTGAGATGACCAGTTTTTGATGTGCCGTGAACAGGCCGGACGCGAAGGCTGCCGGATAGTGGGAAGCTATAAGGATGCGGCGATCTCCGGCGCCAGCGTCATCCTGCGTCCGGGTATTTATACCAACGAGCTTGGGTGCTGACTCACGCGGTGGGTTCCCAAAGCGCTAGATAAGGCGCCGGGTCCGCTCTCGATCTTGAACGACGAGCAGCGCGCTCTTTTGGCGCAGCAGGTTGAGACTGGCCCGATCCCTGCGGCTCATGGTGTAGTGCGCTGGCGGCTTGTCGATCTGGCGCAATGGATATGGGACGAGTTCGGCCTGTCGATCACGCGCTTCACGCTTGGGCGGGAGCTGCGGGATATGGGCTATCGCAAGCTCACGGCTCGCCCCCGCCACCACGGGCAGAAGCCCGATGACATTGCCGATTTTAAAAAACGTTTGCAGCCCGCCTGGCAAAAATCAGGAAGGCCCTCCCCAGAGGTACGCCTGTAGAACTGTGGTGGCAGGACGAGGCCCGGATCGGCCAGCAAACCAAGCTCACGCGCCGCTGGGCAAGGCGCGGGACCCGGCTCTGTGCGCCCAAAGACCAGCCGCCGCGCCTCAGCCTGGATCTTTGGTGCCATCTGTCCCGCCGAGGGCAAGGGCGCTGGCATCATCATGCCCCGTTGCAACAGTGAGGCCATGAGCATGCACCTCGAAGAGATCGCCTTTCATGGCGCGCCCGGCGCGCATGCCGTCCTGATCCTCGATCAAGCCGGATGGCATGGCTCGGCAGAACTGATCGTGCCCGCCAACATCACCCTCATGCCGCTGCCGCCCAGATGACCCGAATTGAACCCCGTCGAGAACGTCTGGCAGTTCATGCGCGACAAATGAATCGCGATTCGCTCTCTCAGAGCGGCTGCCCGAGCACCGCTTCGACTTCCGCGCGATAGCTTCGGCTCAGCATCAGGTACATGCCATCCTTCAGCACCACCTCGAACTCTCCGTGAGACCGGCGTTCGAGCAGTGTGATCGATTTGAGGTTCACGATGGTGGAGCGGTGGATGCGGACGAAGCGAAACGGATCGAGGCGGCTCGCCACGGTGGCGAGGCTGGCGCGGTAGAGAAGTTCCTCGCCGCCGACATGCAGCGTCACATAAACTCCGGCGGCGCTGATCCATTCGATATCGTCCGCCATCACCAGCCGCGTTGCACCGTGCGACTTGACGACGAGCCACTCCCAGATCTCGCCCGGCCTGGCGCGCTTCGCTGCCAGTTCGATCAGCTCCGGGCCAAAGGCGTTCGCATCGCCCACGCTACTTGAACGATGCTTGCACAGCCGTGCCTTGACCCGCTCCATCGTCCGCTCGAAACGATCGTCGCCAAAGGGCTTTAGCAGATAGTCGGTCGCATCCGCCTCGAACGCGCGTACTGCGAAACGATCGTAGGCAGTGACGAACACGGTAAGCGGCATGTTGGCTGCGCCCAGCGCATCGATAACGTCGAAACCGTTGATACCTGGCATCTGGACGTCGAGGAACACGATGTCCGGATGCTTTGCCTGGATCATTTCCACGGCGGCGGCACCATTATCCGCTACAAGGATACGGCTGACGTCGCGATCCTCGTTGAGCAGGTTGACGAGCCCTTTTCGCGCGGGCGCTTCGTCATCGACGACAAGCGCGCAAATGGAGGAGGCGGAAGTTTTCATGCGGGTTCGTTCCAAGGCAGGCGGATGGCTATTTCGGTCCCGCCGCCCTCCCGGCGGTTGACGATGAATCGGCGCGCATCCGTTTCCGGATAAAGCGCTGCAAGACGTTCCTGCGTCACGCGCAGGCCAAGGCCGCCCGATATCCCCATCCGCCAATCGGCCGGCAGGCCGACGCCATCATCGATGACGTTGATTTCCAACTGGTCGTCGCTTCGCTGGGCCGATACGCCGATCATTCCGCCGGTCACGCGGCTCTCGATCCCGTGGCGGATCGCATTTTCGACCAGTGGCTGCAACAGCAGCGAGGGCACCCGGGCGGAAAGCACGTCTGGCGCAGCATCGACCTTGACCTCGATCCGGTGTCCGAAGCGGACCTTCTGGATGGCGAGATAATTGTCGAGCAGCGCCAGCTCCTGCGCGAGCGATATTTCGGCGCTTTCCTGGCAGTCCATCGAATGCCGCAGCAACGTGCCGAGATTTTCGATCATCTGTCGGGCCAGCTTCGGATCGGTGGCGGCCTCCGACGAAATGGCGTTCAGCGCGTTGAACAGAAAATGCGGCTCAAGCTGAAGCCGCAACGTGTTGAGATTGGCCTCGACCAATCTACGTTCGACGCGTTCGAGTTCCAGCCGGCTAACCAACAGCCGATTGTAGAATTTGAAGGCCTGCCAGATGCCGACAAACGCGCAGTAGGTGAGCCAGCCGCCCATGAAATAGTATATGAGATACCCGGCGCTACGTAACGGATTCCACCAGATCGCTGAGATCGGATAGCTCAGCAGCGTGGCGAGCGCCGCATGGACAAGGCTGACGGGTATGCTGAGCAGCAGCAGCACCAGCGCCAGCCGCAAGCTGTTCCCTTCCACCGGACCGAGCCACCGGTCGATCCACAGAAGCGGAGGAGTCAGCAATACCCAGACCCAGGCGTCGATCATCTTCGATGCCAGGATGGCCCAGTTGAAGCCGTTGTTGAGGAATTCGGGTATCGACAAGAAAAGGCCAGATGCCGTCCAGACGGCAACGATCACGATCGCCAGCTTTACCCGAAAAACACGGATTCCGCCCCCGAGCGGGAGGGGGTGGGTGGCAGTGGGGCCGGTTCGCACAGGCGACGGTGGCGTGGAGCGGTCGTGCAGTGCGGTATCAATGGATCGCGGCCAGATCGTCGTTGTAGAGCGACCAGCAAGCGATGTTCGGGAAGAGAAGTCACTGGCCGCGGCAAGCGGGGCATCATCATCGTTCAGTCGCATCGTCGAGTTGACCCTTCTTCCCCTCCAGCTTTCAGTTCTCATACAAATACGCACTAACGATCGCGGAGCGGCGGCGTCTGGCATCGGTTGATCCCACACAATGGTCTGGCAACGATACAGCGAAGTCAATGGATAGCGGTTGAACCGTTCCGTGCCATGCGAACGTCAAACCAATGATACAGCGACCCGGATGGTAGATTACTCCTACTATCGGTGCAACCGGGCTCGATCGGGTTTGGAACGCTGCTGATGAATCGTCAATGCTTCCAGAAGATTGCAATGCATCGTTGCTTTCTTGACGAGCGCCACCCCAAAGTGACTCTATTTCGTGCCGCTTTTCTTTGCCCGGAGAGATAAGAACAAAATTTGTTTCAAGACGGGCTGACAATTTGTGAAGCAGTCACTTTGGCGGTCGAATGTGAGATTATGCCTGAAATTTTATGCCAAAATCTAGCCTTTTGACTGACAAATTGCGCGCAGGCCGATGGACAGATGGGCAAGATAATGGACATTTGCGGGGTCATCAGCGGATTCGTCCTTTTTGAAGGGGGGTGAAGAGGCATTGCATAAGGGTCGAGGATGCCAACTCGCCTTAGCCGCTGGGACGGAGGGAGGGGAGTGAAGGCGTTCCGAACACATCAGTCACGACGTCGCTGCAACTGACAGTTGCCGCGATGAAGTGCCGGCGCGATGCCGATTGTCCGGCTCGGAACGGCTGACGACCATCAGTATATGACAACGATGTCAAATGGGCGGTTCGGACCTGGGAGGTCGGGGCGAACGGGCACCAAGAAAATGGGAGGGAAGTCAATGCTGACAAACAGGTTTCTGATTGGCGTTAGTGGTTGCGCGATTGCCGCGTGTGGAGCTGGCCTGATTGTGCCCGCTTACGCGCAAGGCGCTCGCTCGGATCCGATGTCTGAAGCAAGCGGACTTGATCGCGATATCATTGTGACAGCTCGCCGCAAGGCGCTGCAGACATCTGAAGAGATCAAGCGCAACGCGGATACGATCGTCGACTCGGTAACGGCGGACGAGGCTGGCAGGCTTCCCGACAATTCGGTTACCGAAGTTCTTCAGCGCGTGCCGGGCGTCTCGATCTCACGCTTCGTTGGAGCAAATGGCGGTAATACGACATTTCAGATCGAAGGTACGGGCATTACCGTGCGCGGTCTTCCCTTCAATTCGAGCACGCTCAACGGGCGGCAGCTATTCAGCGCCAACGGAGCAAGCGCCATTAGCTGGAACGAAGTTACGCCCGAGTTGATGGCAGGCGTTGACGTTTACAAGGGGTCGCGCGCCGACATGCTCGAAGGTGGTGCATCCTTGATCAATCTTCGCACGCATCTGCCGTTCGATTTTAAGGACACCCAGTTCAACGTCACCATGGGCGGCAGCTACGGAACGCAGATTGCCAAGGGTTCGCCCCGCATTTCCGGCATGCTGTCGAAGCGTTTCGACACCGGCATCGGTGAAATCGGTATATTATGGGATTTGGCATACAGTCGTCTGTATCAGCAAAGCAGCAATCTGCAGGTTGGCGCGATGTTTGGTCAATATGTGCCGACCTCCGTACGTGACGACAATCTTGCCTTTGTTCCTGGTTCGATCAACTGGGGCTACAACCGAAACAGGCGCGATCGCTACGGTGCCTATCAGGCGATCCAGTGGCAGCCGGCCTCGAACCTGACGCTGACCAACACCATCTTCTTCACGCAGTATGTCGAGGACAGCCGCGGAAACAACGGTTCCGTGGGTCGCACTCCATCCGCATCGTCCGCGGTTATGCCCTTGGTCGGCAGTCCGGTCGAATATGATGCCAACGGGGCCTTCCGGAAGGGAACGCTCGCGGCCCGATCCACTGGCAAGTCTGCGCCGTTTGAGAACACGACCTTCGGCATCGGTGATTGGTTTCCCTCTCAGTATCTGATAGATTGCGGTGCCACCTATGGTGCTCCCGCATCGTCGATACAGTGGGACTGGTCTGTTGATGGTCAAGCTCCGATAGTGCCGGGCGGCCCCCGTTTGGCTCAATGCGGCCCCAGCGCCACACTGAACCCCAGTGGCTCAGCGTCGGTATCACACAGCAAGAATTCCACGCTGGATATTTCGCAGAGCTTCGTTTGGACTCCTGGCGACCGGGTGGCAGTGCGTGGCGGCGTACAGTATGTCAGTTCCCGTGCAGCTGGGAGGAGCATGTCTGTCGGCCTTGCACAGACCAGTCCGCTCGTTGATTCGATGCATTTCGATCTGACGGGATCGCTGCCAACCGTATCCGGCTTGTCCACTGTTGGCTTGCTCGATCCACGCACAGCGTATCTTAGCAACCTAGCCTATCATGAACCCGATAATAAAGGGACAATGCTGGCAGGAAATTTCGACCTTGAATACAAGGTGAGCGACGGTGGGTTCCTGCGCAAAATCACTGTTGGCGCTCGTGCCGCCAGGCGCACGCAAAATGACAACTTCGCAGGAACCTATTATGCGCCGCTAAGTCAGTCATGGCTGGCGAATCCGTGGGGTGAGCATCCGGGGGATCCGACGTTCGGGCCAGGGAATATTCAATATCTTAATAACGTGAATGTCCGGCAGTCCGACTATGAAGTTTCTAGCTTCCCGAATTTCTTCGGCGGCAAGGTCACTGTTCCAGCACAGCTTTTTGTCCCCAGTCAGTCGCTCATGCAGAGCTATGACTGGTATCATTTGCTCCGGACATATAATGGTCAAATCGCCAATGGGACCGAGGATGAGTACTGGACGGAGAATATCGATCAGGGCCTGAACCAGACACGGAGCCGCATCACCAACATGGCGGCTTATATTCAGGCCGGTTTCGCCCATGATCGTATCGGAATTATTCCGTCGTTCTCCGGCAATATCGGCGTTCGGGTATTCCGAGATTCACTGCGAGCGAGCGGTCTGCTGTACACCCCGGCAGCGGAGAATCTCGCTCTGACCGAAGCTGACAGCACGGCATATTTCAACGCGCAGCAGGGTGTGCCGGGGGCAACATATCCGACACTCTATTCACTTACTGACGCATATTCCCTGCAGACCCGCAGCTATGATTACACACGGGTCCTGCCTTCGTTCAACATCAAGTTCGACGTAACCAACAAGTTCATTATTCGCGGTGCGGCGTCGTTGTCATCGGCTCCGCCGAACCTCAATGACATTCGTGCGGGTGGTTCCATCAGCGCCAGAACGCTTCCCAATTCCACTAATCCGCTCGCGCCCTCGATTCTTACGGGTATCTCCGTCAATGGTGGTGGCACAAATCTAAAGCCGACCATGATCACCAGTCAGGATCTATCGTTCGAATATTATCCGTCATCGTCCAGCCTCATTTACCTTGGCTTATTCGCCAAGCAGGTCAAGGATCATCCGCAGTTCTACTCGTTCATCACCAACAATCTTCCTATTCCCGTGGTGGCAATTGACGGAGATCCTGACAACCCGGTCGAGACGGAAACGACCCTGGATCTTCAATGGCTCTATTTGCAGAACAGAACGGCTACGACCAAGGCCTATATTAAGGGTTTTGAGATCGGTGGCCGCATGTTCTTCGACAAGCTGCCGGGGCTGCTCAGCGGATTGGGGATTGAGGGCAACCTGACCTTCATCGACAGCAGGAACCCCGCCCAGCAGGCCAACAATGTGTTGAGTCCTCCCACCCTGGACGGGGGTCTCAATCCGGACGGCACGATTCCGCAGACCTACCCGAACCTGCCCTATGCTGGATTGTCGAAGTGGGCTTACAACATCCAGTTGCTGTACAGCCGCGGCAAGGTCAATTTCCGTTTGGCATACAACTGGCGTGATAAGGCGTTGCTGTCGACCAACGTCAATCCGCTGTCGTTCGCGACGAGCGGCGGCAATCCTTATACACTGAACACCAGTCCCACCGACTTTGGCCCGGATGCTTCCTATCCCGTATACAACATGGTTCCGGCATGGACTGCGGCAGCCGGTTACCTGGATCTGGGCTTGGACTATGCGTTAAGCGACAAGGTTTCCGTCTCGTTCAGCGCGAACAACATTCTCAACACGATTTCGCGGACATATCAGGAGCCTGTGCCCGGTGTGCTCCAGCCCTACGACTATAATGTCAGCGATCGGCGTTACGACCTCTCCGTGCGGGTGCGCTTCTGACACTCTGAACAGAGGAGGGCGCTTCTTGACGAAGCGCCCTCCTCAATATCGGATATTGGTTAGTAAGCTAAGCGATTGATTCATCACCCGCCGCATGGTGCAGGCATCGCAGCTTGGTGTGTGCCTTGTGAACGACATCTCGAACGCGGTGTACTTTTGACACCCCTTCGGTTGGGGGAACTGGATATGTTCGTGGTAAGGCATGCTTATGAATAGTGATCATCTGCGGGATATTGTCATCCTGGGTGGCGGTGCGGCGGGATGGATAGCGGCCGCGCTGCTGGCCAAAAAGATCGATCGTCATCAAACGCGCATCACTCTGGTTGAATCGGAGGAGATCGGTATCATCGGTGTCGGGGAGGCGACGATCCCGCTGCTGGCGCAGTGCAATACTATGCTCGGCATCGATGAATTCGATTTCATCCGCGGAACCCAGGGCACGTTCAAGCTGGGCATTGAATTCTGCGACTGGGGAGTCGCCGGAAACCGACATTTCCACGCATTCAGCGACTATGGCCACACCGTTGAAGGCCTGTCGACCCACCATTATTGGCTAAGAATGCGGCAGTCGGGCGACGACCGTCCGATCGATGACTATTCATTTGCCTACGCAGTCGCGAAAAACAACAATTTTGCTCCGACCGATCCGAATAATCAACGTTATCACCATGCCTATCATTTTGATGCCGGACTATACGCCCGCTATCTGCGTGGCGTTGCAATCGAACTGGGCGTGCAACGTATCGAAGGCAAGATGACACACTTCGATCTGGATGGAGATTCCGGCAATATTACCGCCATTCATCTTGCCGATGGTCAAATGGTTTCCGGCGATTTCTTCCTGGATTGCACTGGTTTCGCGTCCGCATTGCTGGGAAAGGCGTTGGGCACGCC
The window above is part of the Sphingobium sp. BYY-5 genome. Proteins encoded here:
- a CDS encoding Fic/DOC family N-terminal domain-containing protein, whose product is MPVAYHEGRFPPAALDLGALFPLVGPANAAIARYEGVLSGIPNPDILLSPLTSREAVLSSKIEGTQVTLGEVLEFEAQGHLLDESTPKKADAREVLNYRAALREAESLMAHLPLSQRLIKATHNVLMDGVRGRHKDPGEYRRIPNWIGPEGCTIEQARFVPPGADRIESAMTGWEAYIHADAPDRLVQLAIVHAEFEAIHPFLDGNGRIGRLIIPLFLYTHGLLSRPNFYLSEYLEANREEYYDRMLAVSRDDDWSGWVVFFLRGIIAQADANTQKAQTILALHQDKRDRVVEITHSQYAVRALDWIFQRPIFQTPDFITSAQIPPATARKIIRDLRDNGLLRELVPASGRAPATLVFSELLNIAEGRKAF
- a CDS encoding winged helix-turn-helix domain-containing protein, with product MNDEQRALLAQQVETGPIPAAHGVVRWRLVDLAQWIWDEFGLSITRFTLGRELRDMGYRKLTARPRHHGQKPDDIADFKKRLQPAWQKSGRPSPEVRL
- a CDS encoding LytTR family DNA-binding domain-containing protein; translated protein: MKTSASSICALVVDDEAPARKGLVNLLNEDRDVSRILVADNGAAAVEMIQAKHPDIVFLDVQMPGINGFDVIDALGAANMPLTVFVTAYDRFAVRAFEADATDYLLKPFGDDRFERTMERVKARLCKHRSSSVGDANAFGPELIELAAKRARPGEIWEWLVVKSHGATRLVMADDIEWISAAGVYVTLHVGGEELLYRASLATVASRLDPFRFVRIHRSTIVNLKSITLLERRSHGEFEVVLKDGMYLMLSRSYRAEVEAVLGQPL
- a CDS encoding histidine kinase → MPDAAAPRSLVRICMRTESWRGRRVNSTMRLNDDDAPLAAASDFSSRTSLAGRSTTTIWPRSIDTALHDRSTPPSPVRTGPTATHPLPLGGGIRVFRVKLAIVIVAVWTASGLFLSIPEFLNNGFNWAILASKMIDAWVWVLLTPPLLWIDRWLGPVEGNSLRLALVLLLLSIPVSLVHAALATLLSYPISAIWWNPLRSAGYLIYYFMGGWLTYCAFVGIWQAFKFYNRLLVSRLELERVERRLVEANLNTLRLQLEPHFLFNALNAISSEAATDPKLARQMIENLGTLLRHSMDCQESAEISLAQELALLDNYLAIQKVRFGHRIEVKVDAAPDVLSARVPSLLLQPLVENAIRHGIESRVTGGMIGVSAQRSDDQLEINVIDDGVGLPADWRMGISGGLGLRVTQERLAALYPETDARRFIVNRREGGGTEIAIRLPWNEPA
- a CDS encoding TonB-dependent receptor; its protein translation is MSEASGLDRDIIVTARRKALQTSEEIKRNADTIVDSVTADEAGRLPDNSVTEVLQRVPGVSISRFVGANGGNTTFQIEGTGITVRGLPFNSSTLNGRQLFSANGASAISWNEVTPELMAGVDVYKGSRADMLEGGASLINLRTHLPFDFKDTQFNVTMGGSYGTQIAKGSPRISGMLSKRFDTGIGEIGILWDLAYSRLYQQSSNLQVGAMFGQYVPTSVRDDNLAFVPGSINWGYNRNRRDRYGAYQAIQWQPASNLTLTNTIFFTQYVEDSRGNNGSVGRTPSASSAVMPLVGSPVEYDANGAFRKGTLAARSTGKSAPFENTTFGIGDWFPSQYLIDCGATYGAPASSIQWDWSVDGQAPIVPGGPRLAQCGPSATLNPSGSASVSHSKNSTLDISQSFVWTPGDRVAVRGGVQYVSSRAAGRSMSVGLAQTSPLVDSMHFDLTGSLPTVSGLSTVGLLDPRTAYLSNLAYHEPDNKGTMLAGNFDLEYKVSDGGFLRKITVGARAARRTQNDNFAGTYYAPLSQSWLANPWGEHPGDPTFGPGNIQYLNNVNVRQSDYEVSSFPNFFGGKVTVPAQLFVPSQSLMQSYDWYHLLRTYNGQIANGTEDEYWTENIDQGLNQTRSRITNMAAYIQAGFAHDRIGIIPSFSGNIGVRVFRDSLRASGLLYTPAAENLALTEADSTAYFNAQQGVPGATYPTLYSLTDAYSLQTRSYDYTRVLPSFNIKFDVTNKFIIRGAASLSSAPPNLNDIRAGGSISARTLPNSTNPLAPSILTGISVNGGGTNLKPTMITSQDLSFEYYPSSSSLIYLGLFAKQVKDHPQFYSFITNNLPIPVVAIDGDPDNPVETETTLDLQWLYLQNRTATTKAYIKGFEIGGRMFFDKLPGLLSGLGIEGNLTFIDSRNPAQQANNVLSPPTLDGGLNPDGTIPQTYPNLPYAGLSKWAYNIQLLYSRGKVNFRLAYNWRDKALLSTNVNPLSFATSGGNPYTLNTSPTDFGPDASYPVYNMVPAWTAAAGYLDLGLDYALSDKVSVSFSANNILNTISRTYQEPVPGVLQPYDYNVSDRRYDLSVRVRF